The Vitis vinifera cultivar Pinot Noir 40024 chromosome 7, ASM3070453v1 genomic interval ACTTTCTCGGGAATTtagtttttctctttctttccttttttctcctttttagggtttttatctCTCTTTCCTTCTCTTGTTATCTTCTTTGTTTTCCACTTCTGTCGTGCTGGTGTTTGGATGGATATGATATGTCCACTTGTTCCAAAATCTAGAGTAGGTTATTGTTGATGTGTTGTTCTCTTTTCGTGCATGGAAAATCTTTACTTGGTTTCAGTAGATGTTTCTTTATAGCAGTACCTAGTGAGTAACATGAGTGGAAAGATGGTGAATGGGGGTCTTAAGGTTTTCTGTGTCATAACTGGTTGGAGCTAGGTGTGAGGATATGCTTGAAACCCAAGCATTTTTCCTTCACCTTGTTCAATTTCAGCCTTCATTTGTAAATTTGTGTCATCTTATAAACTTTGGAACAGACGTGTGAGAACCTGCATTTTCCATTCACATTATCTCTTTCTACGCGTGCGTGTGCTTGTGATTTTCTTCAAGAGGGAGTTGGAGGTTCATGTTTGAAGCATTATGGATGGCATTGAATGAGTGCACTCCCTCTTTTTCTCgctttcttttcaaaatttcaacacAGATCCCTCGTCCTCCATTCAATGTGGATGCGCGCTGTCTGTGTTAAGAGTGTGTGCTTTTTACTCGCGTGCTAGCTCTCAGAGCCTTTGCTTGCCTgcatttcttcttctcttcttttcttttctcttttatctCTTTTGGTAGAGGTACTTTCCACATTAAATGTTgcaccaaacaaacaaaacaaggaTGAATGGAAGAGCCCCCCTTCTCTGCCTTATTTCTGTTGCAAtgtctttgtttttccttgctCTCCATTTACTTTTGCAGTTCAAGTGCAGTTTCcgatcttttcttttttctttctaacaTTTGTTAGTTGTTTCAAAATTATGAGAGTTACAGgttttccattaaaaaattatagaaaaataatatacctTATATTACTTCAACATGGCCATATGATTGAAAAGGTAGAACCCAGATGTCTGATCATTGATAGGGGGTACCTTGGGAAGGAAAGAGCTGTACCAAATTGTTTTCACATTATTTTAtaccattttatttgttttattttctcttgGGAAAGAGAATGTATCTGCAACAGTAGTATGGTCTCATGGAAGCTCCAATCCAAACGTGGGTTGAGTCCATGTTTCCCAAAGTCGATAGATCCAAAGCTTGCCCTTAAATTCaatctctcttctttttttccttttctttttccctacATGTTCCAAGGGAAACATGTGGGCACTCATCCATCAAGAAAAATCTTTATATATACACTAGAGGTACACGCTGCTTTTGTCTGCAAAATTTCAACTACTACCTGGCCTCACTTGAGATTCAGCTTTGTTGCACGGATTCCATTAAGATCCCAAGAATCTCTTTTCACtgatcttcttcttccttctcttctaCAATCATTTCTCTCCAATTCTCCTCCTACAGGCAAAAGCAGCCGTTTGTAAACTGCTATTAGTTAGTAATTAAGGATTCATGGTTCAACTTGATACAGCAGGGGGTCTGGTTTGTTCGGTTAGGGTAAGATTAAGAGAGGTGTGCTTATTTTGGTTTCCTTTCACTAGTTCTATATATGAGATTTGATGTTTCAAGTATACTGGCAACATACACTTTTGTTGACGATTTTGCTTTTCCTGGACTCCAGGCTTGCCTACAAGACATACCCTTCAAGATGCTTTGCTTGTTCCGGGCGAGCCCAGTAGCAGTTAAAGCTGCACACTGGAAATGTGGTCCACCTACAAGGGCATCTTGGTCAAAGATAAGCCAGATCAAACAGTTGTAATCATCCAATTCCTCTTCTACCTATATATCCAAATTGATCCACTGTCTCTATTTTATCTTTTGGTCATTTAAAGAAATCCCAACTGTGGGATTTCAGTCTGAGAGTAATTGAAAGACGATTTGTGAAATATTATGCACTAGGTAAGGCGGTTTTCTTCTCAAATTTGTCTCTTTTTGGATCTCCTACTTGGAGTCTCAAAGTTTCATACATTGCACTTCtaccattctcttaatttgtaCACATCTGAACACCTACTTGTTCTTGTTTTCATGTTATCGACTTTTGTGGTGGACATGCTGGATAACCCTCCTTGATAAACTACCTTCTTTTCAAGTCTTGGCTAGccaggaagaaaagaaaaagtgggaATGAACTTGGATTCAACTACAACGaatgctattttttatttcacagTGATTTCATCTCTTTCATCATCATTGTAATTATCTCAAACAGATGATTCATCACTATGTGTGAATTCAGTTACTTGCGTTCGCAGTTGAGGTTTTTATGACATAGGCAATGCACTTTCAGTTAAGTTTTCCACATTTGGAGACTAAGTGCCCATAACCCAACCACTTGCACGGATTGCATTTAATTGTTTTGAGATCTCATATTGACTCGTATTAAAGTCTAGATCCCTTAAATCTCCATAGTTTATAGTCAAGGTCGCCATAAGCTCGTACGTTTCACGTTCATCTGGGGTCATCTGTCCTAGTTTAATTATGAGTGAGTTACAGCCAACACCGCAACGGGAACTCTGTAGATCAGGATGATAGTCAATCTGGAGGCGTTTTCCAGGAAAAatcatctgttttgccattccACTGTCTCCCATGACGTAACCTTTGCTTCATTTCTCCCATGCTTTGCCTTAACTCGTTGGTCGACCCACCAAGCCCATGCATATTTTTTCTACTTGATCGTCCCCAACAGCATACGGTCAATGAATGGATTCCCGTAATTGAATCTTATCATCAATTTTATGGAAATAGGCTGCTTCTGATTTATAATCAGCATAATTGAAATTGCCCCTTCATCTAGCTGACCACATGAAGCTCAATAATGGAAATTGCTAGTCTTTCCTTTTGATGGGTCACTTTCAAGTTTTAACATCGTATTGAGGAAAGTGATCCATCCTAACCTGTCACCAATTCTAAACCATGCTAGATTTGTCACTTCTTTTTTGTCTAAACCGCCTGTGAGTGTTTCTTCAGGGTAATAACTAAAAATTCTAAAGGAAGTGTATTGCCTATTTTAGCTAAacaattttaaggaaaaaaaaaaccttatttctaaaataagaacaagaacaCATAAAAAGGCAAACTACAAATCAAATGTACAAATCCTGGGACAAGGATGACACATCAACATTATTACGATTCTGATGCTGATGCATGCATGAGTTGCCCGATCAGAAGGAACACGACTGAGTTAGTAGGTAGCTGATGGATACAAAGTTAAGAGATCTAATAACCGACATTTAAATGAAAGTAGCAGCTGCATGTGTGTAAATTAAACAACGCGTATCATGTGTGTGATGTCCTGACGCTATAAAGGATTCAGCTTGCTTGtttggaaaaagagaaaaacctcTACAACCTGGAGAATGGGAGAGAAAACAGAAGCAAAATCAATGTTGTATGTAGTTGAGATTAAATTATAATGGCCTCAGTGAgccttatttttcattaaagttGGAAAAAGGGTGATTCGTCCATCACTGCGAGAAACAAATTCAtgacaaaaaattttatttgttgtgAGTTTTTTCAGTGAACCTTCTCTCAGCTGTGTTGAGATCCTATTACCATTGGATTCTTGTGTGATGAACCCCGAATGGACTTCTATGTgttccctatatatatatatatatatatagaaccTAGGAAAATAAGGCCATAGCCCGTCCATTGGTGGAACTGGAACCACCTGGCGGAATCTGACAATGATGTCATTGCCTGTTCAAAGACTGCAATACTCTAATTTGAAGAAACTGTCCTTGTGTTGAGCCTGTATTATCATCCCGAGAAACATGTCGGaaccaataattaattaagTTGAAGTAAGATTCTACAAAAATATTAGCAAAAAATGAAGCTCAACTTCAACGCCTAGAAGACTAGTGAGACACAGAAGATCATTGCTGTCCCGTCATCATGAAGCATGGGTCAGACTGAGGTATTTTTGGAGGaacatgtaaacttgtaagtatCCAAAATATGTACCCAAACTCTTTGATTCAAACCATTACAATTTTATCCTTACATATAAAAGATGGTCGCAAACGACTGTGCCCCCAACTTTGTGGTCTTCTTGCTGTAAAAGGTTCTAGAAACAGTATGTTGAAGAAGATAACGATGaataaaaactaacaaaaattgATGGTTTAGCTGTTGTATTAATAAAGGTGATGGCTACAAGAACAATAAATAtgtattactattattttatgtagctggctatatatatatgtgtgagCTGATCTGAGTCCTAGTGAGAGGAATGAAGGAATACATTATATAAGATATTGCAGGAGAAGCCAAAGAGGGGGGCCTCCAAAGATTCGTTTGGATTATCGACTTTTTTGAAAGCCAACTTTGCCATTGGAAAGAAAAGGTCCGAACACCTTTTTGACAGTTGAAGGAGTCGGACGATTCAATGGCTCGCCAATGGTTAATTTAGAATTGACCATTGGATTGCCTGTCCCTACTCAATCCAAAGTCCAGACAACCCCAGATGAGCTTTTCATGTGATTCCAATTTTATTGCTGTGGGACTCCACTGTCTCCACTTCCTCATTCTATTGGAACATGGTCTTTGTCTTGGTCATTAAAACTCCTCAGCTATACCCTTTATTCACCCACTCATTCCTCGtcctatatatgtatatattccACCCTCTACCTTATAATTTCATTTCTCAACGGCATAATGGATTAACTTCGATTGACGAAGGGAGAATCATGAAATGTATTCAATCAACCAACATTATCGAAGTGTTGCTTTCTGGCGCCTTCCAAATGATATAAAGTCAATCATCATGTTTTATGTAGCCGCCCCAAATGGGACCATTCTATTGTCTCTAGGCTTTTTAAATTAGTCCATTTTCGCTGTTGGGCCGTTCTCACTGTTCAACTTTCGATACAGGCATCCTCTGGCTCGTATCCTGTAGTAACACCCTATAGCCGAATGTCACGTGTCGGTAGTTTTAAAACAAGGGAGTTGGTCTACTGTCCTCACTGGGCCTAACCAGAGAGGAATGCAAGTGAAACTACTCATATACTGTGGGTCGAGCTTTGGGTGCAATTACGGTTCATGTAGCTAACAGACAATGGGCTCAAAGTATGCTCAAGCATTAGCCCGGCCCATAATGAACTCATGCTTGCCACTACACCCCTTTCCCTTCACCTAGTTTTCTATGGCTCATCCGTTATGTAGAAACAAATATcgaatttaaatttcattaaattaatttttttaaattttataaaaaataaaaaatactccAAATTTGAACTTATTTTCCAGATTGTTTCACACTTTTATTAACAAAGCATTTCATACAACACTCTCACATGACAGCATATGCTAACGATGGCTTATTATGGTCACATAGCACAATCAGTAGACGCATTATTTTCATGCCACCAACCCAAATGATCAACTCAGATTCTCCATCCAAGTTGAAGTAAATTGTGGTCTCCACTTCCATTCCCCTTATTTCTCTTGGCATTCTCAAGTTTGAGGTTACGATCATAAGACATTCTAGCCTGATATGAGCTGTTACTGATTTTCTTATTCGTAGCAACCCCAGGACTAGCTCCCGTCTGCCTGAAAGACTTGGCCGAATCAAATTTCTTGGTGTCAGCAGGCAGCGGCATTCCTCGGGTAACTTGTGTTGCAGAAGCCCGAGTTCTACTCCTTTCTGGAGCTTCCTTCTTCGTCTCTTTGATTTCGATTTTGGTTCCTCCATCCATTCTAATAATTATGTTAACCTCAGAAAGTATTTTCCCCTTTTCTCCTGATTCATCATGTAGTAGAAATTCTCTGGCATTTCTTTCCTTCTGGTGCTGGTAAAGGCGGTGCAGTCGAAGAGCAAGATGGTATATACCATCTTTGATCTCTTCCTCCAAGTCTCTCTCTATATCCACCTCAAGCTCTCCCCGGATCTTCATCTCCTCCACCGACATGATAGCGTCCCTCATCAGGCTGCTTTCACTGGAACCAATCTGTCTCATAACAATACCATACCACCACAATGTCTGTAATCAATTATCATCTATTAAGTGAAATCACAATGAAAATGATGCATACTCACCATAGGGTTATGCCAGGAACTGCCATAAAAATATCTACTCCGAGACTCCTTCAATGGAGAGACAGACATATCTGCAAAACCAAAAATGTAAGATGATCACTGAAGtttgatgatgaaaattggaaGAATAGAAGTTGTGGCAACCAGAAACTGATCATTAAACCTAGTAAATCAGTATTGGAGTCAAGGCACTGCAGCCCCATCTTGTAGTGTATGTTTCCACTTGTGGTGGTGTGTCCATCTTCAATAACCTTTTTAAATCCTAGTAGAATGATTTGGACCTGAGGGGTGGGACATATGGTACAGTTGGAAGGAAGTGGACATAAGTTGGGTGCTTAGAGAGGGAATGACCGTTAGGGACGTTATTTTAGTTAGCTTATTCGAATTTAGGCGCCAAATATCTGTAgaggaaattgaattttaagtGAGAGAGTAAGTTGAAGAAAGGAGAGGATTTTCCTTGATTATGCAGTGCTTTACTTGGAAGGAATAAAGGGGTTTTGGTTGCCCTTAAAGCACAATCCATATAGGGGGTACATACCCACATGTGTGATGTGTGCGGCCATGGACACTTACCCTGCTCGAATAATGTTGAAGGAGCACCTACTTcttttattcttatattttccaTACCTCAGTAGACTGGTAGCTCAGCCCAATCTCAAGTAGTGACCGGCGCAGCCTTGCTCAGCCCAAAAGAGTCATGGTTCATGAAAAGCCCAGAAGACCCTCTATGGACGAGACACTTCTCAATACGTAA includes:
- the LOC104878165 gene encoding uncharacterized protein LOC104878165 produces the protein MGLQCLDSNTDLLDMSVSPLKESRSRYFYGSSWHNPMIGSSESSLMRDAIMSVEEMKIRGELEVDIERDLEEEIKDGIYHLALRLHRLYQHQKERNAREFLLHDESGEKGKILSEVNIIIRMDGGTKIEIKETKKEAPERSRTRASATQVTRGMPLPADTKKFDSAKSFRQTGASPGVATNKKISNSSYQARMSYDRNLKLENAKRNKGNGSGDHNLLQLGWRI